The proteins below come from a single Leptidea sinapis chromosome Z, ilLepSina1.1, whole genome shotgun sequence genomic window:
- the LOC126978722 gene encoding abnormal cell migration protein 10 isoform X5 — MMDVLELSKWNRGFLAAVNRSFRLKKNLNNTENRIERTMPSTGLNVPNDAAALRPLEIVAPRIDTYRFSMANMEDTQDADLDAILGELCALDSEYDEEISRASTDYSASSKERRNRENTQRPENKESSDVTSNIPRTDSPDNDSAFSDTVSMLSSESSASSSISSKSKPMKITVHPNEKDTVYQQKANKIKLALERMREANVKKLFIKAFSTDGSSKSLLVDEKMTCGYVTRLLADKNHVTMDTKWAIVEQLPDLHMERVYEDHEMLVDNLMLWTRESKNKILFAERSEKNLLFQTPEKFLLTADDRSWSNDLDEHSRQVIIDEFFGQSNASAIPSVSGHLVPPMEGFLYLKSEAKKGWKKYFFVLRPSDIREPLHPVRAAANPMEVLHQKALSIVNFLWVQSNASHR, encoded by the exons ATGATGGACGTCCTAGAGCTGAGCAAGTGGAATCGTGGATTCCTCGCTGCGGTGAACAGAAGTTTTCGTCTCAAGAAAAATCTGAATAACACGGAGAACAGAATCGAGAGAACGATGCCTTCCACG GGTTTGAATGTCCCCAATGATGCTGCTGCGTTGAGGCCATTAGAGATTGTGGCTCCTCGAATTGACACGTACAGGTTCAGCATGGCTAACATGGAGGACACCCAAGACGCAGATCTAGATGCCATCCTGGGAGAGTTGTGCGCGCTCGACTCCGAATATGACGAAGAGATATCCCGGGCTTCTACAG ATTACTCTGCATCATCTAAGGAGAGGAGAAACAGGGAGAACACCCAGCGACCAGAAAATAAAGAGTCCAGCGATGTGACATCCAACATCCCGCGTACAGACTCTCCTGACAATGACTCCGCATTCAGTGACACT GTATCGATGCTTTCAAGCGAATCTTCAGCTTCAAGTAGTATTAGTTCTAAAAGCAAGCCAATGAAAATTACTGTGCATCCCAATgaaaag GATACAGTTTATCAACAGAAAGCTAACAAGATCAAACTTGCCTTGGAGAGAATGCGAGAAGCAAACGTAAAGAAGCTCTTCATCAAGGCTTTCTCCACTGATGGCTCTTCGAAGAGCCTGCTTGTAGATGAGAAGATGACGTGTGGATATGTCACCAGACTCCTCGCTGATAAGAACCATGTTACAATGGATACGAAGTGGGCTATAGTCGAACAGCTACCAGATTTGCATATGG AGCGTGTCTACGAAGATCACGAAATGTTGGTTGATAACTTGATGCTGTGGACGAGAGAGTCGAAGAACAAGATACTCTTCGCAGAGAGATCAGAGAAGAACCTGCTCTTCCAAACTCCTGAGAAGTTCCTACTCACTGCAGATGACAGAA GTTGGTCTAACGATCTCGACGAACATTCTCGCCAAGTGATTATCGATGAGTTCTTCGGACAGAGCAATGCGTCTGCTATCCCCTCTGTATCGGGACATCTAGTGCCCCCCATGGAAGGATTTCTTTACCTCAAGAGTGAAGCTAAGAAAGGCTGGAAAAAATACTTCTTTGTGCTACGACCATCTG ACATTCGAGAGCCTCTTCATCCAGTTCGAGCGGCTGCCAATCCGATGGAGGTACTGCATCAGAAAGCGCTTTCGATTGTGAATTTCCTATGG gtaCAATCAAACGCAAGCCATCGATGA